Below is a window of Anabas testudineus chromosome 10, fAnaTes1.2, whole genome shotgun sequence DNA.
TTCaattatgtgtattttttcacaGGAATCGGGGATTTTATGTGAAATTATGTTATGGTAGATTTTGTGTCCGCTGtgtgtgaattatttaaatatttattaaatgagaaaacaacGTGTAGCTGTGTGTCTTGTaattgtttatgttttaatgtttattgttCAAATATCCACATTTCAGGAATCTAATGAACAGCAATACTCCATCACTCAGGAGATAACactaaaataagaataaaaatacaacctGATTACCTCGAAAcatggcaaaaacaaacaacaaatgaatcGACAtgtgatatataaataaaatagaataggCTAAAGTGGTACATCCTCTCTCGATAACTGTGGCACCGGTTAAGATGGTTGAGGTCGATAAGCTGCAGCTGTTGACATGAGCTCTTCGTGAGAAACGTGCACGGTGCGCAGGCGTCCACTCGCCTGCAGGGGGCAGCGCCGTCGAGTGAGTGACAACCACGAGGTGACGGGGTGCGCTTGTTTTGTACACCACAAAAGCCCCGAATCACCACATTGCTAAAGCTTTAAAAGCGCAAGGAAGCCCCCGTTTACATACAGTGTGTTGCACCGAACAACCCTACACGAAACTCGTGTCACGTCGTAGTCATTAATGTTTACCCCATCAGCTAAAACAGCAGGTCTGTGTTACATTAGGTTGCATGAAGAGTTGGAAAGTAAAAAGAGAACAATCTCAGGTTAGCCCTTTTCCCAACCGGTCAGATTATTTCCTGCAGTCTGCTACACAGCCCGCCTGGAGTCTAAATGTCCCCCTCACTGCTCATCACCAATGCATCAACTATATGTCCGTTTGCTTTTGTGGTATGACCGCCCCTACGGACTACCTGCTAGCAGAAACCATTCGCACCCCACAGCGGTTGTCCCACGTGTCTCATAGCTGCTGCACAAAAACATCACGAGTGGCTGCTACATATGCAGCACATGTTAGCCGCTGGTAGCTGCTCACGGAGACGGACACCACCGGGCCCAACACGACGAACTTTAGTTTTTGTAATTTTCGGTGAATGAGTAGCAATAGCATAACGCCAACTTTAGTAAGTGTTGGTTTTAAGAGCTCTACAACTTTTTAAGTCGTTTGTTTTTGTACCAGGTTGCGAGTAGTCACCAGGAGAGGGCTTTAAAAACAAGCGACACAGAAGTTAGCATGTCGACTGGCACGAACCAAGTGAAGAGCTGCCCCATCCCCACCAGGGTGCTCACCCTGAAGGACTGGTCCCAGCTACCCGACTGTTACAGCCAGACCCCCGGAGGGACCCTCTTCTCCACCACGCCAGGAGGTAAGAggtcttaaaaaaaataaagaggaacATGGTTTCCTCCCTGTGCTTCATTTTAGTTTCAGTGTCCACACTACAGAAATTGCCAGAGGCAGTTGACCAACCTGCAAGTCAACGGTTGGTGTGGACGTGCAAATATACGCAGCTCAACCAGATGCTCGCCCATGTATAAAACAGCTGGTGAAAGTGTCCAAAATTAGTATTAGTTTCCGTCTAAAAGTAAGTAAAGGAACACCATGTAGGCGTAAAGAGGACATGGCAAAGTTGGATCTACGCCTGTTGTTATTAACTTTCTGCACAGACTGCTGCAGCCTTCCTGTTGTCAACAACATGGTGTGTGTTGATTTGACAAAGTCAGCTGTTAGAATACCAACAACTGCTTTTTAggcaacaaacagcagaatgCCATTTAATACTGCCATTACTATAGACTTCTATTAGTCATTTTGAGGACTGAGCAAACATCATTTACTGTTGCATCAGAAACACTAAAGACAACAAGAGATGATGACCCCGTGATTTGAAGAGGGTGTCGTGTGTTCAGCTGCAAAAAACGGCAAAAAGTGATTGGCCTCTGCAGTGGTGGAGATGTTATGGGCTGTCCTATCCATGCTGCTCTTTGCATTTGAGGGACAggagagagaacattttgtaCAAGTCAAGAGGATGAGGGGAGGGGGAACTAATGCATGGGGAGTATGTGcaactgttgtttttcactgaCAGAGTAGTAGGTTGCAAAACAAACTTTTCACTAGTATTCcacatttttattgttgcacTATAGCTTGCATTCCTCACCccatttctttgtctcttccCTCTCTGCTTTATTTCCCTTTGTCCAGGGTAAACTGCTCACCACtctattgttatgtaacatgtTTTTGCTCTGCTTTTGCAGAGAGGCTGAGCTGATACTGTGCAGACTGGTTCAAACTCTAGCATAGAATAGCATAAACAGCAGACCACTCCTTGACCCAGTCAAAGATACCATAACACATTTATGACACTGTTTTTCGCTTGGCACTGGCCTAAGTCCAAAGGCTATCAGACATTGAGACATGCCAAGTCGACTTTAGAAATGTCAAGCTGCCGGATTTGTGTGGAGCTTTAATCTTAAATTATGTCCCTGCTGGAAGAGCACATCGGCTGCATACCTACGCATGTTGCTCCTGCCTTCCATGTTGGTGTTTAGCCCAGTCAGAGAACGAAACATGTGACCTCAAGGCCTGTGCTTCAAAGAGAATGTTTTGTGCTCCAGTTTCCTAGAACTCATTGCAGTAGTAGCCTTGAGTCCCTCCCCTTGGAGCATACACAGGAGCCCCCCTTTCCCTCTCAACCCTTTCCCCCCCAGTAGGGGATAATTAGTAGAACtccacacatgtgcacattGGTGCTTTAGTAAGAACTAAACAATGACTCGATCCTGTAAAATCTCAGTATTTGGTCTTTCAGTAAGTGAGATCAGAAGTTTGTTCTCTGCAGGCCAAACaccagattttctttttctcattcatAAACATAGGTACCCGCATCATCTATGACAGGAAGTTTCTGTTGGATTGTCGAAACTCCCCTCTTGCCCGGACCCCCCCATGCTGCCTGCCACAGATTCCAGGGGTAACAGTGCCTGCTACACACCCTGTGGGGAAATTGCAGGATCTCAAAGAGGaggctgaagaggaagagaaggacaTTGCAGGTAAACATATTTATTACCATTTAGATCTGGTCTTCTCTAAACTCGAGTAGGTTTATAGAGTGGAgtatttttacaaaacaattGGTATTATACTCAACCATTGTCATAAACCGGTATTCTCTAGTCTggtaatataataaatacttaCGACAGTGTCTTCTTACTGTATTAATTGTCGGGTATGGTCTGCATTTTCTAGCTTTAACGTGGTGTTGTCAGGAACTTGCAGCTTATTTTGTCCTCACCATAAATCTTTTTATGTTATGAGTCTTCAGCATGTGCTAATGAAGCAGAGAGGTGCAGCATGAGTTGCTGTGGTGTCGtgcttccattttcttttttcacacagcagttgtgctgtgttgtgGATCAGAACAGTAGTGCTCTCATCATTTTCaccatgtgttttgtttagtttgacATGGACTGTGCCTTTGTACACATCCAGGATTTTTGCACCTTTAAAACAGCCTGTGACTCAACAGTCCCTttgttatgtactgtacagatgATTGGTGTTATCTATGTGGCCGATGGTGTCTGCTGATACTTTGAGATATACGTATCTAGTAAATAAACAGCTACGTGGAATCTTCTGCATTTTTGATTAtctattttaaagttaaaactgaTTGTGTCGTTGTGTTTTCGTGGCTCTGTGACCAAAGCTTTTGGGTCATGGGCAAGTTGAGACAGATATTTATGATCAGGTTACATGCATCCTTACATCAATCTGTCTCACTTCATTCCTTCTGTCATTTAAAGACCACAGGGAATAGGGTTGACCCcctttttattctgtctccCTTGTCTGAGTCAGTAAACATGCaagtcattgtgtgtgtgtgtttgtagtttgttgCTTTCTCTGACGTGTGTACTCTATATTATTACTTTATATAAAAGTGAATCCTGAACACAAAATGTGAGAAACGTGAAGGATTGCAAATACTTCAGGACCAGTTGTTTTCATTAATCGTAACCCCatctcttgtcttttctctaGATGACAACCAGTTTGACATGGACATCTGAGATCCAGTACTACCTCCTGTGGAGAGTTATTAGTTAAAACACCTCCAAGGTCATTAATGGCCAATATGCATTACATATGATgcttttgttcacttttttttttttttttttttttttttttttttttttttaaacaaaagctttttttgaGGAACCAAAAATGGAAAAGTTAGAAAAACATGGGGTGTTTTTGACTCAAAGGGGTTTGTAAAGCAGCAGAATGGTATTACTCACTCAAACTGCAGCAAGATtaagaaaatctgttttgagttcacttttttatcttttgtaaatacaaaaaatgtacTATGTAGCCTATTTTTTAAGTTGGGGGAATATAGAAGGATTACATGGAGACATGTAAATTAGGGTTTTTCACTGCAGgcatcagttttgttttgttgtattccCCGTCTCCTAATATTGGGGGGTTAGGGCCTACTGAAAATCAACTAGTACTGTTTTGAATGGGGGGAGagatgaaatgtgaatcatttcaAATAAAGGCTGTTCAAACTGTCAGCAGTTATGTGTGATTATTATTCCTGTTACATGTTAAGTAACATAATCTCTTCTTTCCAAACCTCTGTTGTAATTTTGCCTGCGTATTACCACAGAGCTGCATGCAGACATTAGTAATCAAATCAAGTACTGTTTTACCTCCCTGCCCTATATCTCTCATTGCAACCATCTTGTAGTGGGAAAAggcttcatatttatttttactgtttttgtcaATTTTAAGAGTTTTATTCAGGGTCAGTCTACTTGATGCATGACTCCAAAGTGTCCTGTCCACAGTACATAGTTATTCAGTAAATAAGCTTTATAATGTAAAAGCCTCAGTGAGCTGTGAAAGTACCTCACATATATACTGGTATGTTTTTGTGATTCTGCTGATTAAGCAGTGGagttgttttcagctgtgttaaCTTTAAAGTCAAACAGCCATATGCTGTTGTTTCAAGAGAAAAACAGTCAGAATTATATTAATACATGCATTTAATTATACTTTCTGGTATTTCTTAACAGCAGAAATTATTTCAAGTGCCCCATGTGACTGAAAATCTGCTGTCACACTGTATCAGCTGGGTCAGGGATAGGAATGCCTGCTCGTTCCAGGCACTGATCTTTAGATTGGGGAGGCTGCCTGTAGGAGTCGACCTTGTCTTAAGGAatgagagcagctgcagctcaaaAGGCCAGACCTACAGTGCTGAAACAACTCTGCAGAGCTGAGGTGGGGCGTGACACCTGCTTGCATTTGATCAGGCAGTTATCTTGAATATGCAATTAGTGGATCTACTGAGTATCTGTGAACTATCTAGAGACAGATATGGCAGAAATATTTGCTTCAGCACGTTTGAACTTGCTGAAAGTTATTCTTGATGCAATACAAGGCAGCATTTAAGAGAGAACAGTTGGGTAGCTGCTTCCCATGTGTGTGCTAGTGATGTGGGTCAGTCCGCTCAGCTGTTCTTGTCCCATGGCCTTGCAGACATGACTGACAACGTTGCattaaattaaagctaaaagtTGAATTTCAGCGAGGGGGGTTTTACTCATTAATGGTCCTTAGACTTCTGTTAGAAACTCAGAGCGTGCTTAACCACGTGCACAGTATTTTGTCCATTGCACCATATATTAGGCTTTACACCATATTTTAGCCTCCTTAATCTGATTGAACGTCTTCAACTGGTGCAACACTGGAGCTAAACACACATTATTGTGTATATTTTAGAAGATTTGTTATTTCAAAGTAAACAAATGCTATTTAACTGTATCACACACAAATGAACTGAATCCAAATATCCTGTTTGCTTCTGATTTTGAAATACTTCATCTGGACTTATGGAGAACTCATGCACTACTGTAAACAACTTCACTTCACAAGCCCTGCATTACTCCTGAGTTCAAATGAACCCTGATGAACTTGCTCCAATGCTCTTTTCCACAGACAAAATATTCCCCCTTTTGGCCTCCTCATCCCTCCTATATTCCATGCTCCCCATCCAGGAGGGTTGGGCAGAACGGTCTGCTTGAAGTGGTTCTATTTTCGTCAGCTGCTCCAGTTGAAGCTGATGGTACGGACTAGAGCGGAGTCACCAGGGTGACAATGTAAACAGATACTCAAACACACTGCCTGCTTGGTCACATCTATCATGACAGCGAAGGGTACAGGGCCAGAAGCCGACCGCATGCTCGTCTACTACATGATCACACATACAAACTTCAATTGACATTACTAACATACTGAAACGTTTACATTTCACTGTTCAGATTGATTGTAGTTTAACTGTTGATGTTGTATGATACCTATTTTACACACATACTGTCAAACCTGTCATGTTGCTTCGCACACTGCAGAATACTATAGCAATAagaataaatatacacaaaggAGACAGGATTATGGAAAGCGGATTTAACATATACAAGGTAGACAGGATTCACATCACAGATATCTTTAATGTATTTCCGACTGGTAATACTAAGACTGAAAATATTCGCAactacattttgactagtcacaatTCTAATTAAAGACGCCTGTCATTCCATTTTGACTAGTGACTAATAATGACTCAAAATGCTATCAAAGGTATCTGTAATATGAATTTTGACTAGTTATAAGTCAAAATTATTGCAAACTCTTCAGTCTAGTAAATGCTGAATCGGCGCAATGGCATTGCTTTGCAAAGGAATTTTGACTAGTTAAAACGTACGTGTAGATATGTTAAAACTTCATTCTTACTGGTCAGAATGCAATTGTAGATAACTTGAATTATAATTTTGCCTATTCACATAGATAATGGTACAATTGTAGATAAATGTGGTTAGGGATATCAGTTTAAAACTCTATAATATTATCAATGGTCTGTCATAGAATACACACCAGTTACTTTTAGGTTTCACTGTCAACTGCAGCTGTCATGCTGGCTGGCTGCTGGTATTGACTATATATTCTTATATTATTGTGTTCTATGTCTCCCGACCCCTTTGTGTGCATACACATGCATGGGAGAGCTGTGGTCTATGGTTACTTTACTGATTACCATACAAACTCAAACTATGATCaatttgtaaaatgtgacaatttGTTGTGGTACAGTATTGCTACTACTCACATAAGTAGCATAAGTGGACATTTGGCTTTTATGTGCTATATATGAACATCCACTCAccataaaataaactaaatatatcttttgcatgtatttgcaaatgtgtgcatgtgcacttcactctgtctgtgtgtttctgtgtctagTTACAAATTGAAGAAACAAAAgtagacatacacacacacaccactgctatttaaaataacatctgtatAGCATTTTCAGCAGACAAAGATCCCAGTGGGATTGAAACGCTGTCAAATCACTGGCTATCTAAAAACAGCAAAGGCATTGACACTGAGTTGAGGCCCTACATGCGCAGCGCATTGGCTCATGAGCCATAGCTCATTTTGAGCAGACTCACTCAGAAATAGGCTGCTTTGCAATAAACAAACCCAATGGagcattttacagtttcacataCACTTATTGCGCAATTGCACCCACATGAATAGTTAAGCACTTTTTACAAACATTAGTTTCAATGCAttcctttcccttttttgtGGAACTTAATTTAAATGCAAGCTAAACTTTAGTTATACAATACCATACTATACATTtgcatcattattatttcattaaatgCTTTTATGAATGTAAGGACCTACAGTCATGCTGAAAATTACTATTACTTAATTTAAAAGGAGTATATGAAGGGCAAATGCGAACAGCTAGACTCcccaacaaaataaaacaaacgtGCTGGCAAATTGAGTGAGCtagacaacaacacaacaacaacaacaacaacagcaacagcttGACACGTCCAAAGCAGTGCCACTAGACACAAGACAAAAGCAGACTGGGAAGAGTCTGACATCTGCTGGGAAAAACTCGTAATGCACCTTATCAACACAACTCCTACCTGTCTCTAAGCCGGTGAATATTGGTGTCTGTTTATCAACAAatatttgttaatgttttatgtttatgtacaTATAATtggaacatttttgttgactttgttttcaTAACACACAGGTGCGCCCTATTTCTATAGGTATAACAACAAGCAAAGTCTAATTCTGAGGGCGACATTAGCTATATCATTAATTAAAGATGAACATATATTAGTCACCCACCTTGTCCCTTCTGTCTCTCGTATTGATCTCGTCTCTGACACGGTGAGGTGtaggttgtgttattttatttatttttctaatcaGCTGATCAGGAGTCATTTTCTCCCCCCTGACGTACCTCAGTCACCGCTCTGGCCTGTGATTGGACGCCCGCGAGCAGCGGCTGTCAATCAGCCAATCCCGTGCTTTGCACTCCCCGTGCCGTCCCCCTGCGAGTGACGTCACGGCCCGTAAACATAACGCGAACTCGGGTTGTGGAGGCGAGAGGGTCGCTGGCTGCGCAAAGAAAGCCTGGAAAAAACTGAAGCTAGAGGGGTTTTATTTAGGCGAACACACCGCTGCTGATTAGTTTTAAACCGAGACACTGTTCGCTCAGAGGTAAGTGCTCCACACACGTCCGTAAATCTTATCTGTATGTGTTTACGAGCATTGTCATCATGAACATAGAGGGCTGGAAGACTGACGTGTGCTCAGCTGTGGCCTGCAGGCGTCACTTCAATTCAGCATATGTTAGTTAGTCGTAATTAATTTTCCTAATTTTCAACCTCATATTGATGCACGTACCTAATGTCGCAATGGTGAATTGAACATCCACAATTGTTTCTGCCAACCCCAATGTTTGATAGGCTAGAAATTGTTTGAGGCTAATTTTAAGCTAACGTTAATAATAAACTTCCAACTCAAATTACTGCAGCTCATGTCTAATCGTGACTaagccaagtgtgtgtgtgtgtgtgtgtgtgtgtgtgtgtgtgtgtgtgtgtgtgtgtgtgtgtgtgtgtgtgtgtggttctgaTTGTTCCTAATTAGGCCCAAAGGGTTGTCTTCACTTACACAACCAG
It encodes the following:
- the eif4ebp3l gene encoding eukaryotic translation initiation factor 4E-binding protein 3-like, giving the protein MSTGTNQVKSCPIPTRVLTLKDWSQLPDCYSQTPGGTLFSTTPGGTRIIYDRKFLLDCRNSPLARTPPCCLPQIPGVTVPATHPVGKLQDLKEEAEEEEKDIADDNQFDMDI